The DNA region CCCGCTGTACCCATTCAATTACCCTGTATCTCATACGTGTCTCATATTACACCCTAAATTTCAGATTGAAGGTTGAGAGAGCTACCCATTTCCTTAGAGCAAAAAACCCATGGTAGCCTCGCACCTTTACCCTCTCCAATTGCCATATCCATTGAGAGGAGACCCAAGCCATCTACGAAAGATACCTTGAGTGATCTTTGATTGAAGCTTGGTGCTAGGAATCACAGGAGCAATCCCTACAAATCTTCAAGTGGCCTTGAAGTGTTCAAGTGCTTGGACTTGCGGTTGGTGTCTCAACTTGAGGAATTGGAAGCTAGTAAGGAGAAAGGATTGGTGCAATTGGATGCTAGGAGGAGCAGGGAGCTCAGATACATCTACTCTTACTTAGAACTTGGAGTTTTTGTTAGTGTAATGCGTCGCAACTATCCTTATTAGTGGATTGATTTGGTGCTATAGGCCCTCGGAGAGTTTTTTGCCTATTGTGGGTTTTTCTCTCTGTAAACACTTCGATGTGTTGGTGTGCATGAGTTATTGGGATTTTCTGTTTTGTTGTTTTATCCATGCAATTAATCAATCGGATAATCAAGTAACTGGACTTAATTGTGAAATATGTTTTAAATTGGTAATTAGCCATAATTGGGGTCAAAACCATTGTTTCTCACAAAAGTTTACTATTCTTTTGTTCTTGCAGCTACTGATACAATGGTTTTTAAATTGCAGATGGAGTCATTGATGTGATTTTCTTTGCTAGTTTGAATGTTATTGTTTCATTGATTATGGTTGTTATAAACTGCATGTTGAATCTTAAGGATGGGCATTTAGCACAGCTAACATATTAAAGTTGATTGACCTCATTCTGAGCATTTTGATTTCACACCGTAATAGTCTTACATTTTAATCCTGTGGTATCACTTCTTCTGaccatattatattaattttcagGAAAAAATAATGTTTGGTGCCTTTATCCCAACAAGAATGCCACATCAAAATCTGTTCAGGATGCCTTTGGTCAAGAATCTTCAGCAGATAAGAAATGCACACAATTGATGGTAGTCTTTACTTTTAACACAATGTACTTTACTAGATTTCTCTTTGTGGCTTTTACATATAATTGTTGCAAATCTTGAATTATATTTGGGATTACCATGAATTAATATTGTCATTAGAACTGAAACTAAAAGTGCAGAAACTAATAAATTTGTTGATCATGTCTCACCAAGTCACCATATGAATGCACAGCATGAAAAATTAGGATGATCACTTATTACTGACTGTTTCATTTATCATGTTCTTTTAAGCTGTGTTAACTTAAAatgtttaataataataaatacttatcaaaaaaacttgtaatatttaattcaaaaaatttgtatggCAATAATATTGAGTTGCTTGCTTGCTTCCTGTCTTGCTGATATGTTCTATCTgaattaatttcttttgtttaagtCATTGTCTCTCATGACACTTCTCAGGATACACCCATGTTCATTTTGGCTCTCCCATGACCTTGCGGATCCTTCAATCTATACCATCTGCCTTTATTGCTGCAGTCTTAGGCCATCAATTTTCTAAATACATGACAAACCAATTAAACTGAAACCAAACAGAACAATTAgatctttttttgcttttttttttttttttttttcattttaattaactGGCCACTTTGAAATGGAAGAAAAAGGCATTATTTTGGATGAAAGTGAAAATTAATTGTATGATAACAGACATATTCTAAGCTCAGAAAGCATTATCATGCTCAACAGAAAATTTGCAGGAACACAAAAGCTCTAATGTGGGAGAATCCATATGATATCATCAATCCATTGTGACAACAACAGAGTGATAGAAAGAGAATAATTTTGTGAAGAAAAACAAACAGCAGTTCTGTCATTCACTAGTGTAGTGTGCATGGCCATTGCCCCTTGGCATTCTTTTAGTAAAACTACTTGTCGCAAAACGAAAAAGGGGGGGCACTAATCTTGGAAAACCTCAGCCAATCCTTAATCCACTgtaaatggaaaaataatagAAAGATGCTGTTCTCTTTGCATAACAACATAATTTAACTTATTATTGATTGTCACCTTTTTCTTGATGTAGTTTTGGGTgtcttaatttgtaatttattatttcttcttcCAGTTGAACAAGGTGGTAATTTTCATGTTGATTCTACTGCACAGACAAATGGAGATAAAACTCTGAATTTCATTCTAATTGATGGTACCTGGAGCAATTCAAATGCAATGTTCAGCCGTCTTAAGGTGACCCTATAAAGCAATATTTTGTTCCATGATTTTGCTTAACATGTATGTTATGAATAGTTGGGTTTACACTTTTCATTAACAAATAGCATACAATTATTTTCTTGTGTGAGTTATGCCACATATGTTTGGCCATAGATAATGCAAGATGCAACTTCTTATTAGTCAGTCCCTAAAGGTGTCTCTTATACTTATGTTCTAGTCTTAGTGATTATGATGAAAAGCAGATCAGACCTATGGTTAGGATATCTGCCTCTGGGGAACAGAGAGACACTAAAAATCAGGAATCTCAGTTTTGTGtatagtttttgaaaattggCCTCCTTGCTGTTATAGGGACATTGTCCCTAGCTCTGGATTATGCTATGGAATTTAATTTATACTACTATGTCTTTTGCCTGTGCAggcagatatatatatatatatatatatatatatatatatatatatatatatagatagatagatagctATTCTGATGAGATCAAAACATGATATTGGTTCAATTCTCTAgatttgtttatagttttttttttcttaattagaATTGTATATAGTTGACATGGATAAAGTGTTGACTAAGCATTTATTTAATACTTACTTTGACCCTATTGTCCCACTTGAAATGCATTGGCAAACCAGTAAACAATGAATTTCACGGTTTCACCTACTGACCTACCTCAATATTTACTTTtcaatattacattttttacttttaccttgaaaagagaaaaattaatcatatttcttgtaataaaatacaattgacaAAGGTTATGTGGAAGtgtaaaaaattattcttacctTTGGAGGCAATGGACAAATATTATAGGGATGTAAAGAATAATACTTTGAAGTACTgtcatttataaataaataatactttGAAGAACTGTCCAACCTTCTTTTACTTATGTGGACAACCCCCAAAGAACACTTTGAAGCTGACGACTCAACGAAACAGAAAAATTGTAGACAAATATTTGATTTCTGCTATTGAaagttcatttatttatttgttatgatGAGCAAGTGTCGAGAAATTTATTAACATACTGTTTCTATGTGCAGGAACAAGCAAAGTCAATCTGGGGAGCAGAAGACCTTCCTTGTATTTCTCTGGCTACTGGAGCATCTGCTATGCATAAGCTTCGGTGAGAAGTGAAATGGGATTTTAAAATTCTTCCAATCTCTGCTTCTTTGTTCATTCATCACTTTTCCATCTATGTTAAGCTCCTTGCTCATTAAACTTGCTTGGTAAATGGTACTAAATTATATTCTTTTGAGGGCAGGCCCCAACCATCTTGGGATCGTACTTGTACAGCAGCAGCAGCCATTGGCCTCCTCTCTGAGCTGCAACTTCTCCCAGAGTTTACATCCTATGGATTGGATAAACAAGCTGAAGCAGTAGAAGATGCTTTAGTGGCATTATTAGAAGCACTCACCACTAGGCGTCTTCGAATGGGCAGGTCCATCACACGTAAAGTAAGACACTGCAGAGATATCTGTTAACCAACTAGGCAAGAATGAGATTGATAGCAGCCATACTGATCACTTTGTTGTGGTGTTGATGCAACCGTGGCTTTGATGTTGAAGGAACTCTTTGTGATTGCTCCGAAGGGGATTGTGTTTCTGGTAGCATTAAATCTTAGGCAGTGCACACTAATTGGCATCAAGTCCTATTAACAAGTCTCTGAGACTCCCTAAGATGATGGTGCACACTAATTGACCAGTGATACTCACATCACGTATAAATTAAATTCCATTCAAACATGGctgttggaaattttttttttgggggggggggggggggggggggtggtttgTGCCCCTGCCATAATGTTTTGAGAGAAGTTTCTGTTTTTTCTGGccaatgcataattttttttattgtgtcaGGCCCTCCAACTTCAAACTTGAATGCATGGTTTTCCAGAGGATAGGGGATTATTTCCAACACTCATCTAGATGGTGAATTCTTACATAGTGCTCCGGGACTATGTAATTATTACTTCATCAAGATGGGTCTTACACTCTTACTTTTGCTGATACTTTGCGCTGTCTACTTCCAAGTACATTGAAAGTTACTTTTGCCAAATCTGGTACCTTGGTAAACTaattcaaaattgaaagttttgaTTATGGAAGTGCAAAGTTCTTTGAAGATGACCTGCTCCGTTTTTTGCCAAAGTCAGAGCCCGTTTGGTACATGTTAAAACacatgttttaagtttttaaacattacacgtatttttatacactttttcactcgcatgtatttcaaaaaaatataaacaacgttactaaaataatattaccaaacgggccctcAATGTGCCAAAACTGCAGAGATGTGGGAGGACGTTTTGGACTATGTTTGTGTTGCTTGGGGCCAGAAATTAATTTTAGTAAGTTTTAGACTTCTCTGTGCCAATGTTAATATGAACTGGGAGAGATTGTCTTAAGTTAGCTACCAATTTGGGCATAAATTTTTAGGAAATTTGAGTTGAACGTGGAGGTTGTGCGTTGTGGTTCATTAGGTAACGAATGGCTCTAGAACCAACTCCCTACTGAACCAATTGTTAATGATTGCATGTAGCTCCTAAAGCAGTTCCAAGCTTTTGAACTTTCCCATTCTAATCGGGAAGCAAACAAGCGTGTAGATATTCATAGACTAGCAAGAGTGAAATGTTATTAATCGGAACCTTTGTTATCTTGGATGATCCATCAATTCATATGTCGTGGTGCTTTCTTTTGAATGTATCTAATACTGATACCATTTGTACGGTTTCTTGTCAGTGTTTAATGTCATATACCATGAATATCACTTAAACCCCCTAGAATTAAATCTTTTGACAAGTGATAGCGTGACCAGGCaaaaaggatcagtagtaattgtTCTTGAGTAGAACAAGTTTGGAGCAAAAACCAATAATGTGTAaacagtagttttttttttggtaaataaaaaaaatagttagaggAGGTGATCAACGTGGCTTCTCTACCTGAGTGTGACTATAGTAGCACTCTAACCGCTCCCAGGTTAAGACCTTACACTATAATCGCTAATAAACTAGGTGAACAGTCTACCGGCGAGGTATAAAGAACTGCAACACGCTGCTAGTGGGGGAactcaaacccatactctaagTCATGTTGACCCAAGCTCTTACCACTAGGTCAACCAATGTGTTAGTTAAATATTAGTGTTTATTGCATACATATTAATGCACACCTTTACAACTAAAGTCAcgatttcaattgttttttctCGTAAAAAAATGTGCAAAACAAACTTCTATCATGTGTAAAATGTACTAAAACGCTCTTAACTTTGTATAGGTCATTTGAAATTAGATCTCCTCATCCTCtattttcatcaatttaaaCTATTTAGTACATGAATTGAACTTTAATCACAGTGCTAAATAGCCcattcccaaaaaaatataacatccaGTCCACGTGGCACGCACATGCGGCCTCATTCAAACCCAATTTATCAAAGTCACTCCCATTCTCAAACCTGTCTCACTGACTGAACCACATGCATGTATGCAATTAGGATTGTTTTGTATGTTCCAGTGGGCATTGGTCTGAGATTGAGTTTTGTTTGGGAGCGACAACAAAATCGAGTTTGAACGAGGCCTCGGCATGTGCGTGTCACGTGCACTGGAGTCTGGAGTGGAGGTTAGATTTTGGAGGGCAAGGGATTGATTTATTTGGCAGTGAGTGGCACACAACAATGCAGATGCTAATacagttttaatttgaatgtaGACTTACTAAATTTGGCAAGATGATCCCAGAAATGGACAACTGGATTGAGTGGTACCAAATCTAAAACCTTATAAGAAACCAACGTCTTACGTTGTTGTTGTAGTAATGACATTAACACACAATAATAAGGGACTCTCTTTCCTCTAACAATAAAAACTTACGCGGTTTTTTCCCACCACATTTCCTGCACTTCTTCCGCAACTCTCTCCTTCAAAGAAAAACCTTACAAAGTGTTGCCGAATTTGTGGGAAAGGCGGAGATTGTCGCCTCCACAGCCCGATCTTCCAAGCAACCatccaaaaaccccaaatttaaatataaaaaaaaaaatggcatctttgagtcatcttcttctttatttcttcctcttctccttcttccttaTCACAGGCTTGGCCTCTTCTAATTCCTCTTTCCTTTCAGGtaatcttcttttccttccctttttttttttgtgtgtgtgtgtgtgtgtgtgtgtggagttTTTGACATGTTCATTATGAATTCTTGAATTACAttaatttggggttttttttttttttttgtttaatgttgcAGATGAAATATTTGAGTCACGTGATGAATCCACTGGCCGTGTCCTCCTGCAGGCCAAGAAAGGTATTACTTTGATCTCTTTTTCCTCTTGTGGcctattgtttttgttcttccactttttttttttatgttaattgtTAATGcaactgaaaaatgaaaaatgtgctctaatttttttttatgcctcTTTTCTTTCCCGGATTTCTCTTTAATCAATGTATCACATTGCAGGCTGATGTCTGAAATTTTAACGGTCATAATGGCATTGATTCCTAATAaatggtgtaacatttttttgttatctgtttctgtttcttttactacaagtttttgagctttttatataaattattttttcatttaagaaGGTGGGAAAGAGGATGTAGAAATATGGTTGTTTATTGCCTATTTTATGATTTGCATCTATTCAATTCCATCGGAAATTCTAAAACTTTCTGCATAgcattcaatatatttttgtgaagcccaaaaaataattaaaaaaattctaaaagttATGGCTTTGAGGGGTTCATGCATTATTTACGATCAGCACCATGTCATGACATATACATGTCATTTTCTAATAAGAAAAGTACCTGCAACTATCTGTTTTTACACTTCATTTCATTTTGCAACcacaaagaatgaaagaaaaaaaaaaggagctttttttattaataggaagaagaaagaaattaaaatcaaaGAGAGTGTTAACTCTGAATTTATAATGTCATTTTTACATGATTGAGTTAGACGTGGAAGAGTTGCGATATGAAATCACATATGTTTCATTATGTGCAGCATGCACTGAAAACTTTGAGAACAAGAACTATACAATCCTCACAGCCCGGTGCAAAGGACCACaatacccacctgtggtttgttGTAACGCTTTGAAAGAGTTTGCTTGCCCTTTCGCGGATGCCATCAATGACTTGACAACTGATTGTGCTTCAACCATGTTCAGCTACATCAACCTCTATGGAAAATACCCACCAGGCTTGTTTTCCAACCTGTGCAGGGAAGGAAAGCTTGGTCTAAATTGCACTGATGTAGGGCCTGATCCCGATGAGATTAGTTATGGAGTTCATACAACTGTGACACACTCTACATTGCTAATCATCACTGCTGGCTTCATAGTCTTCTTATTATTCCATTGGTTctgaaggatgaaatttatgAGAATATATAGCCACTCTACCATTTATTGGTTTATTTATTCATTCCCTGTCCTAAAATATCTTTCCATTCTGTCTAacctgtgattttttttttttcttttctttttgtcaatttctctaacaagtcctTCCTATATATCCACTCTGTGGCATGCCCTCTGGTCTGGTTTCCTAGCTAGGTTGTGAGTCTGTGACATTCAAAAatcaactttaaaattttttcttaatttcacATTATGTAAAGTGACTTGCTGAGTGTAGCATTATGTTTGAGATATATGAAAAGAACTGAGTTGAATTGTTCTGAAGCAAGTTAATTGGATTAGAGGgaatatagagagagagagagagagctttgggtgagtttttaattagattaaGATTAATTTCTGATGCTGAAGTTTGACCAGAAATTAACTGGTTAAAATTGGTCTCTGATAAGTGCAAATTAAATCATGACCTTTTTAAGGACATTACATCATTGCCTATTGGGGTCAATTGCACGAGTGTGCATTTTTAGGTACGGTTTTGAAACGTAACCACTATGCAATGCATCTAGTGGtgcaagattttattattattgtgtggTCTTTCTAAAATAGATGGGAATAAAGAGTGGAAAGGTTGGTGGTAATGAGCCGGTCAAAATGTTATCAATCAATATAATTAAAAGCTCATTGGGTTTTAGAGATTTCTTTAATGAATTGCTATGTCAATGCGCCGGAACATTATGGTATATGTTACATGTGTACCATCAATAGTTGGTGAGCCTGATAGTCATTAGTCAAAAAAGAACCTCAttgtcaaaataaattatgattcTTTTCGTTTACATAAATCATGCAccaagattttatttatttattttaatttatatcttAAGAGATATGGTGAGAACAATTATAAGACCAAAGAGGGCCATGGCccagcaaaaaataaaagtaagggCTAAACTGTGTTCCTAAATTCATTCCAAGATTTTATAGAGGTTTTCAGCCATCGGTTCGACGTTTCGAGtattttttgaatattaatgatttttttctattttttaaatttcaaaaatcataaaaaaaaaaaaaatctgacctTGAAATTTTTACCACTTCAAGGTTAAATTTTTCTTAGCATATGTGCAATAAATCAGGACAAAATTAGAATAATTTCCCCTAAAAATGCCATTATATTTCCTCAACAAATCAATGTTTTCTAGTGTCCAAGGTTCAAATaatgattcattaaaaaataaaattgatattttttttgtggtgtcTTATATATGTGGTTCGAACTTCACCTCTCTCTTTTGTGACTATTTCTCTATCTTATAAAAGACCATGGTCcttaatgaatttttatattgaaaaaaaaaatcgtattattttttttatatataagatatgaAAATTTGGACTAAAAGAATTTGTACCTAGCCGAATTGAAAATGATCCCCCATCATTATGTTGAAAGTTAGCCCAAAGAactcataaataaaaatgctaCCTTGCCTATATCTATAGTGGTTGGcccctcccaaaacaaaaacaaatttttttttgtga from Castanea sativa cultivar Marrone di Chiusa Pesio chromosome 6, ASM4071231v1 includes:
- the LOC142637954 gene encoding GPI-anchored protein LLG1-like; this translates as MASLSHLLLYFFLFSFFLITGLASSNSSFLSDEIFESRDESTGRVLLQAKKACTENFENKNYTILTARCKGPQYPPVVCCNALKEFACPFADAINDLTTDCASTMFSYINLYGKYPPGLFSNLCREGKLGLNCTDVGPDPDEISYGVHTTVTHSTLLIITAGFIVFLLFHWF